Proteins from a single region of Pelodiscus sinensis isolate JC-2024 unplaced genomic scaffold, ASM4963464v1 ctg90, whole genome shotgun sequence:
- the ILF3 gene encoding interleukin enhancer-binding factor 3 isoform X1, producing the protein MRPMRIFVNDDRHVMAKHSAVYPTQEELEAVQNMVSHTERALKAVSDWIDEQEKVSGEQPEPETMDTTAEEENKEGGDQKTTEHLTRTLRGVMRVGLVAKGLLLKGDLDLELVLLCKEKPTTGLLDKVAENLGVQLAAITEDKYEIIQSISEAAIIIKNTQEPPLTLTIHLTSPVVREEMEKLLAGETLSVNDTPDVLDRQKCLAALASLRHAKWFQARANGLKSCVIVIRVLRDLCTRVPTWGPLRGWPLELLCEKSIGTANRPMGAGEALRRVLECLASGIVMPDGSGIYDPCEKEATDAIGHLDRQQREDITQSAQHALRLAAFGQLHKVLGMDPLPSKMPKKPKNENPVDYTVQIPPSTTYAITPMKRPMEEDGEEKSPSKKKKKIQKKEEKTEPPQAMNALMKLNQLKPGLQYKLVSQTGPVHAPIFTMSVEVDGSTFEASGPSKKTAKLHVAVKVLQDMGLPTGVEGKESGKGDESAEETEQKPVVVAPPPVVETVSTPSAASPPSEQTSENVKQQGPILTKHGKNPVMELNEKRRGLKYELISETGGSHDKRFVMEVEVDGQKFQGAGSNKKVAKAYAALAALEKLFPDAPIAIEPNKKKRAPVPARGGPKFAVKQHNPGFGMGGPMHNEVPPPPNMRGRGRGGNIRGRGRGRGGFGGGNHGGYMNAGAGYGSYGYGGNSATAGYSQFYSNGGHSGNTGSGGGGGGGGGGGGSSGYGSYYQGGDNYSSPVPPKHAGKKQQHGGQQKPSYGSGYQSHQGQQQQSYNQNQYSNYGPPQGKQKGYNHGQGNYSYSNSYNSSGGGSDYNYDSKFSYGGGGGGGGGGGGRGGGGGNNYGSGGSSYNTGSHSGYGGGSGGGGSSYQGKQGGYSSQTNYSSPGSGQNYSGPPSSYQALPKVAMAETITA; encoded by the exons ATG CGACCGATGCGTATTTTTGTGAATGATGACCGCCATGTGATGGCAAAACATTCTGCTGTTTACCCAACTCAGGAAGAGTTGGAGGCAGTTCAAAACATGGTCTCCCATACAGAACGTGCTCTCAAAGCTGTATCTGACTGGATTGATGAGCAGGAAAAAGtcagtggggagcagccagaaCCGGAGACCATGGATACTACTGCtgaagaagaaaacaaagaagGAGG GGATCAAAAGACTACAGAGCATTTGACTAGGACCCTTCGTGGCGTGATGCGTGTTGGGCTTGTAGCAAAAGGCCTGCTACTCAAGGGAGACTTGGATCTTGAGCTGGTTCTCCTGTGCAAAGAGAAACCCACAACTGGTCTCTTGGACAAAGTAGCTGAGAATCTTGGAGTACAGCTTGCT GCTATTACTGAAGATAAATATGAAATAATCCAGTCTATTAGCGAAGCTGCAATTATCATTAAGAACACACAGGAGCCTCCGTTGACACTGACAATTCACTTGACATCCCCTGTTGTGAGAGAAGAAATGGAAAAACTGTTAGCTGGAG AAACGCTATCAGTCAACGACACCCCGGACGTTCTGGACAGGCAGAAATGCCTTGCTGCCTTGGCGTCACTCCGACACGCCAAGTGGTTCCAG GCCAGGGCTAATGGTCTGAAATCGTGCGTCATAGTCATCAGGGTCCTGAGAGATCTGTGTACTCGGGTTCCTACTTGGGGACCACTAAGAGGATGG CCTCTGGAGCTGctgtgtgaaaaatccattggAACAGCTAATAGACCAATGGGAGCTGGTGAGGCCCTGAGAAGAGTACTTGAATGTCTTGCATCTGGAATTGTTATGCCAG ATGGTTCTGGTATTTATGATCCTTGTGAAAAAGAAGCCACTGATGCTATTGGGCATCTAGACAGACAACAAAGGGAAGATATCACACAGAGTGCTCAG CATGCCCTGAGACTTGCTGCTTTTGGCCAGCTTCACAAGGTCTTGGGGATGGATCCCCTGCCTTCCAAGATGCCCAAGAAACCAAAGAATGAAAATCCAGTTGACTACACTg TCCAGATTCCCCCCAGTACCACATACGCCATCACCCCGATGAAGCGTCCTATGGAGGAGGATGGAGAGGAGAAGTCTCccagcaaaaagaaaaagaagattcAGAAAAAAG AAGAGAAAACGGAACCTCCCCAGGCTATGAATGCACTGATGAAATTAAACCAGCTAAAACCTGGTCTCCAGTACAAACTTGTGTCTCAGACTGGTCCAGTTCATGCTCCTATCTTTACTATGTCTGTGGAAGTCGATGGCAGCACGTTTGAGGCATCGGGGCCTTCCAAAAAGACAGCCAAATTGCATGTGGCAGTAAAG GTGCTGCAGGATATGGGTTTACCTACAGGAGTGGAAGGCAAAGAGTCTGGAAAAGGAGATGAATCGGCAGAGGAAACAGAACAGAAACCAGTGGTAGTTGCCCCTCCTCCTGTAGTGGAAACTGTCTCTACACCCAGTGCTGCTTCTCCTCCCTCAGAGCAAACTTCAGAA AATGTGAAACAACAGGGACCAATCCTGACAAAGCATGGCAAGAATCCAGTGATGGAACTCAATGAGAAGAGGCGTGGTCTGAAATACGAACTGATTTCAGAGACAGGAGGCAGCCATGACAAGCGCTTTGTTATGGAG GTTGAGGTTGATGGGCAGAAATTTCAAGGAGCAGGCTCAAACAAGAAAGTGGCAAAAGCCTATGCTGCATTAGCTGCTCTGGAGAAGCTATTTCCTGATGCCCCCATTGCTATTGAGCCCAATAAGAAGAAAAGAGCCCCTGTACCTGCAAGGGGAGGACCCAAGTTTGCAGTAAAG CAACATAATCCAGGTTTTGGAATGGGAGGTCCCATGCACAATGAAGTGCCACCTCCCCCAAATATGCGTGGGCGTGGCAGAGGTGGCAACATCAGGGGCCGTGGTAGAGGCAGAGGTGGATTTGGTGGCGGCAACCATGGTGGCTACATGAATGCTG GAGCTGGATATGGAAGCTATGGTTATGGAGGAAATTCTGCAACAGCAGGCTATA GCCAGTTCTATAGCAATGGTGGACACTCTGGCAACACGGGAAGTGGTGGAGGTGGAggcggcggcggtggcggcggcggctcctCTGGCTACGGATCGTACTATCAAGGTGGTGACAACTACAGCTCACCAGTTCCACCCAAACATGctggaaagaagcagcagcatggaggacagcaAAAGCCTTCCTATGGGTCAGGCTATCAGTCCCACCAAGGCCAGCAACAGCAGTCGTACAACCAAAATCAGTACAGTAATTATGGCCCTCCACAAGGCAAACAAAAAGGGTACAATCACGGACAAGGCAACTACTCTTACTCCAATTCCTACAACTCCTCTGGCGGAGGATCAGACTACAACTACGACAGCAAATTCA GTtacggtggcggcggcggcggcggcggtggtGGCGGCGGCCGTGGTGGAGGTGGAGGAAATAACTATGGGTCAGGAGGTTCCTCATACAATACTGGTTCCCACAGCGGCTATGGGGGAggatctgggggaggagggtcgtCTTACCAAGGTAAGCAAG GTGGATATTCTTCTCAGACAAACTACAGCTCTCCCGGTTCAGGCCAGAATTACAGCGGACCCCCAAGTTCCTACCAAGCGCTTCCCAAGGTGGCTATGGCAGAAACGATCACAGCATGA
- the ILF3 gene encoding interleukin enhancer-binding factor 3 isoform X2, producing MRPMRIFVNDDRHVMAKHSAVYPTQEELEAVQNMVSHTERALKAVSDWIDEQEKVSGEQPEPETMDTTAEEENKEGGDQKTTEHLTRTLRGVMRVGLVAKGLLLKGDLDLELVLLCKEKPTTGLLDKVAENLGVQLAAITEDKYEIIQSISEAAIIIKNTQEPPLTLTIHLTSPVVREEMEKLLAGETLSVNDTPDVLDRQKCLAALASLRHAKWFQARANGLKSCVIVIRVLRDLCTRVPTWGPLRGWPLELLCEKSIGTANRPMGAGEALRRVLECLASGIVMPDGSGIYDPCEKEATDAIGHLDRQQREDITQSAQHALRLAAFGQLHKVLGMDPLPSKMPKKPKNENPVDYTVQIPPSTTYAITPMKRPMEEDGEEKSPSKKKKKIQKKEEKTEPPQAMNALMKLNQLKPGLQYKLVSQTGPVHAPIFTMSVEVDGSTFEASGPSKKTAKLHVAVKVLQDMGLPTGVEGKESGKGDESAEETEQKPVVVAPPPVVETVSTPSAASPPSEQTSENVKQQGPILTKHGKNPVMELNEKRRGLKYELISETGGSHDKRFVMEVEVDGQKFQGAGSNKKVAKAYAALAALEKLFPDAPIAIEPNKKKRAPVPARGGPKFAVKQHNPGFGMGGPMHNEVPPPPNMRGRGRGGNIRGRGRGRGGFGGGNHGGYMNAGAGYGSYGYGGNSATAGYSQFYSNGGHSGNTGSGGGGGGGGGGGGSSGYGSYYQGGDNYSSPVPPKHAGKKQQHGGQQKPSYGSGYQSHQGQQQQSYNQNQYSNYGPPQGKQKGYNHGQGNYSYSNSYNSSGGGSDYNYDSKFSYGGGGGGGGGGGGRGGGGGNNYGSGGSSYNTGSHSGYGGGSGGGGSSYQGGYSSQTNYSSPGSGQNYSGPPSSYQALPKVAMAETITA from the exons ATG CGACCGATGCGTATTTTTGTGAATGATGACCGCCATGTGATGGCAAAACATTCTGCTGTTTACCCAACTCAGGAAGAGTTGGAGGCAGTTCAAAACATGGTCTCCCATACAGAACGTGCTCTCAAAGCTGTATCTGACTGGATTGATGAGCAGGAAAAAGtcagtggggagcagccagaaCCGGAGACCATGGATACTACTGCtgaagaagaaaacaaagaagGAGG GGATCAAAAGACTACAGAGCATTTGACTAGGACCCTTCGTGGCGTGATGCGTGTTGGGCTTGTAGCAAAAGGCCTGCTACTCAAGGGAGACTTGGATCTTGAGCTGGTTCTCCTGTGCAAAGAGAAACCCACAACTGGTCTCTTGGACAAAGTAGCTGAGAATCTTGGAGTACAGCTTGCT GCTATTACTGAAGATAAATATGAAATAATCCAGTCTATTAGCGAAGCTGCAATTATCATTAAGAACACACAGGAGCCTCCGTTGACACTGACAATTCACTTGACATCCCCTGTTGTGAGAGAAGAAATGGAAAAACTGTTAGCTGGAG AAACGCTATCAGTCAACGACACCCCGGACGTTCTGGACAGGCAGAAATGCCTTGCTGCCTTGGCGTCACTCCGACACGCCAAGTGGTTCCAG GCCAGGGCTAATGGTCTGAAATCGTGCGTCATAGTCATCAGGGTCCTGAGAGATCTGTGTACTCGGGTTCCTACTTGGGGACCACTAAGAGGATGG CCTCTGGAGCTGctgtgtgaaaaatccattggAACAGCTAATAGACCAATGGGAGCTGGTGAGGCCCTGAGAAGAGTACTTGAATGTCTTGCATCTGGAATTGTTATGCCAG ATGGTTCTGGTATTTATGATCCTTGTGAAAAAGAAGCCACTGATGCTATTGGGCATCTAGACAGACAACAAAGGGAAGATATCACACAGAGTGCTCAG CATGCCCTGAGACTTGCTGCTTTTGGCCAGCTTCACAAGGTCTTGGGGATGGATCCCCTGCCTTCCAAGATGCCCAAGAAACCAAAGAATGAAAATCCAGTTGACTACACTg TCCAGATTCCCCCCAGTACCACATACGCCATCACCCCGATGAAGCGTCCTATGGAGGAGGATGGAGAGGAGAAGTCTCccagcaaaaagaaaaagaagattcAGAAAAAAG AAGAGAAAACGGAACCTCCCCAGGCTATGAATGCACTGATGAAATTAAACCAGCTAAAACCTGGTCTCCAGTACAAACTTGTGTCTCAGACTGGTCCAGTTCATGCTCCTATCTTTACTATGTCTGTGGAAGTCGATGGCAGCACGTTTGAGGCATCGGGGCCTTCCAAAAAGACAGCCAAATTGCATGTGGCAGTAAAG GTGCTGCAGGATATGGGTTTACCTACAGGAGTGGAAGGCAAAGAGTCTGGAAAAGGAGATGAATCGGCAGAGGAAACAGAACAGAAACCAGTGGTAGTTGCCCCTCCTCCTGTAGTGGAAACTGTCTCTACACCCAGTGCTGCTTCTCCTCCCTCAGAGCAAACTTCAGAA AATGTGAAACAACAGGGACCAATCCTGACAAAGCATGGCAAGAATCCAGTGATGGAACTCAATGAGAAGAGGCGTGGTCTGAAATACGAACTGATTTCAGAGACAGGAGGCAGCCATGACAAGCGCTTTGTTATGGAG GTTGAGGTTGATGGGCAGAAATTTCAAGGAGCAGGCTCAAACAAGAAAGTGGCAAAAGCCTATGCTGCATTAGCTGCTCTGGAGAAGCTATTTCCTGATGCCCCCATTGCTATTGAGCCCAATAAGAAGAAAAGAGCCCCTGTACCTGCAAGGGGAGGACCCAAGTTTGCAGTAAAG CAACATAATCCAGGTTTTGGAATGGGAGGTCCCATGCACAATGAAGTGCCACCTCCCCCAAATATGCGTGGGCGTGGCAGAGGTGGCAACATCAGGGGCCGTGGTAGAGGCAGAGGTGGATTTGGTGGCGGCAACCATGGTGGCTACATGAATGCTG GAGCTGGATATGGAAGCTATGGTTATGGAGGAAATTCTGCAACAGCAGGCTATA GCCAGTTCTATAGCAATGGTGGACACTCTGGCAACACGGGAAGTGGTGGAGGTGGAggcggcggcggtggcggcggcggctcctCTGGCTACGGATCGTACTATCAAGGTGGTGACAACTACAGCTCACCAGTTCCACCCAAACATGctggaaagaagcagcagcatggaggacagcaAAAGCCTTCCTATGGGTCAGGCTATCAGTCCCACCAAGGCCAGCAACAGCAGTCGTACAACCAAAATCAGTACAGTAATTATGGCCCTCCACAAGGCAAACAAAAAGGGTACAATCACGGACAAGGCAACTACTCTTACTCCAATTCCTACAACTCCTCTGGCGGAGGATCAGACTACAACTACGACAGCAAATTCA GTtacggtggcggcggcggcggcggcggtggtGGCGGCGGCCGTGGTGGAGGTGGAGGAAATAACTATGGGTCAGGAGGTTCCTCATACAATACTGGTTCCCACAGCGGCTATGGGGGAggatctgggggaggagggtcgtCTTACCAAG GTGGATATTCTTCTCAGACAAACTACAGCTCTCCCGGTTCAGGCCAGAATTACAGCGGACCCCCAAGTTCCTACCAAGCGCTTCCCAAGGTGGCTATGGCAGAAACGATCACAGCATGA
- the ILF3 gene encoding interleukin enhancer-binding factor 3 isoform X3, whose protein sequence is MRPMRIFVNDDRHVMAKHSAVYPTQEELEAVQNMVSHTERALKAVSDWIDEQEKVSGEQPEPETMDTTAEEENKEGGDQKTTEHLTRTLRGVMRVGLVAKGLLLKGDLDLELVLLCKEKPTTGLLDKVAENLGVQLAAITEDKYEIIQSISEAAIIIKNTQEPPLTLTIHLTSPVVREEMEKLLAGETLSVNDTPDVLDRQKCLAALASLRHAKWFQARANGLKSCVIVIRVLRDLCTRVPTWGPLRGWPLELLCEKSIGTANRPMGAGEALRRVLECLASGIVMPDGSGIYDPCEKEATDAIGHLDRQQREDITQSAQHALRLAAFGQLHKVLGMDPLPSKMPKKPKNENPVDYTVQIPPSTTYAITPMKRPMEEDGEEKSPSKKKKKIQKKEEKTEPPQAMNALMKLNQLKPGLQYKLVSQTGPVHAPIFTMSVEVDGSTFEASGPSKKTAKLHVAVKVLQDMGLPTGVEGKESGKGDESAEETEQKPVVVAPPPVVETVSTPSAASPPSEQTSENVKQQGPILTKHGKNPVMELNEKRRGLKYELISETGGSHDKRFVMEVEVDGQKFQGAGSNKKVAKAYAALAALEKLFPDAPIAIEPNKKKRAPVPARGGPKFAVKQHNPGFGMGGPMHNEVPPPPNMRGRGRGGNIRGRGRGRGGFGGGNHGGYMNAGAGYGSYGYGGNSATAGYSDFFTDCYGYHDFGSS, encoded by the exons ATG CGACCGATGCGTATTTTTGTGAATGATGACCGCCATGTGATGGCAAAACATTCTGCTGTTTACCCAACTCAGGAAGAGTTGGAGGCAGTTCAAAACATGGTCTCCCATACAGAACGTGCTCTCAAAGCTGTATCTGACTGGATTGATGAGCAGGAAAAAGtcagtggggagcagccagaaCCGGAGACCATGGATACTACTGCtgaagaagaaaacaaagaagGAGG GGATCAAAAGACTACAGAGCATTTGACTAGGACCCTTCGTGGCGTGATGCGTGTTGGGCTTGTAGCAAAAGGCCTGCTACTCAAGGGAGACTTGGATCTTGAGCTGGTTCTCCTGTGCAAAGAGAAACCCACAACTGGTCTCTTGGACAAAGTAGCTGAGAATCTTGGAGTACAGCTTGCT GCTATTACTGAAGATAAATATGAAATAATCCAGTCTATTAGCGAAGCTGCAATTATCATTAAGAACACACAGGAGCCTCCGTTGACACTGACAATTCACTTGACATCCCCTGTTGTGAGAGAAGAAATGGAAAAACTGTTAGCTGGAG AAACGCTATCAGTCAACGACACCCCGGACGTTCTGGACAGGCAGAAATGCCTTGCTGCCTTGGCGTCACTCCGACACGCCAAGTGGTTCCAG GCCAGGGCTAATGGTCTGAAATCGTGCGTCATAGTCATCAGGGTCCTGAGAGATCTGTGTACTCGGGTTCCTACTTGGGGACCACTAAGAGGATGG CCTCTGGAGCTGctgtgtgaaaaatccattggAACAGCTAATAGACCAATGGGAGCTGGTGAGGCCCTGAGAAGAGTACTTGAATGTCTTGCATCTGGAATTGTTATGCCAG ATGGTTCTGGTATTTATGATCCTTGTGAAAAAGAAGCCACTGATGCTATTGGGCATCTAGACAGACAACAAAGGGAAGATATCACACAGAGTGCTCAG CATGCCCTGAGACTTGCTGCTTTTGGCCAGCTTCACAAGGTCTTGGGGATGGATCCCCTGCCTTCCAAGATGCCCAAGAAACCAAAGAATGAAAATCCAGTTGACTACACTg TCCAGATTCCCCCCAGTACCACATACGCCATCACCCCGATGAAGCGTCCTATGGAGGAGGATGGAGAGGAGAAGTCTCccagcaaaaagaaaaagaagattcAGAAAAAAG AAGAGAAAACGGAACCTCCCCAGGCTATGAATGCACTGATGAAATTAAACCAGCTAAAACCTGGTCTCCAGTACAAACTTGTGTCTCAGACTGGTCCAGTTCATGCTCCTATCTTTACTATGTCTGTGGAAGTCGATGGCAGCACGTTTGAGGCATCGGGGCCTTCCAAAAAGACAGCCAAATTGCATGTGGCAGTAAAG GTGCTGCAGGATATGGGTTTACCTACAGGAGTGGAAGGCAAAGAGTCTGGAAAAGGAGATGAATCGGCAGAGGAAACAGAACAGAAACCAGTGGTAGTTGCCCCTCCTCCTGTAGTGGAAACTGTCTCTACACCCAGTGCTGCTTCTCCTCCCTCAGAGCAAACTTCAGAA AATGTGAAACAACAGGGACCAATCCTGACAAAGCATGGCAAGAATCCAGTGATGGAACTCAATGAGAAGAGGCGTGGTCTGAAATACGAACTGATTTCAGAGACAGGAGGCAGCCATGACAAGCGCTTTGTTATGGAG GTTGAGGTTGATGGGCAGAAATTTCAAGGAGCAGGCTCAAACAAGAAAGTGGCAAAAGCCTATGCTGCATTAGCTGCTCTGGAGAAGCTATTTCCTGATGCCCCCATTGCTATTGAGCCCAATAAGAAGAAAAGAGCCCCTGTACCTGCAAGGGGAGGACCCAAGTTTGCAGTAAAG CAACATAATCCAGGTTTTGGAATGGGAGGTCCCATGCACAATGAAGTGCCACCTCCCCCAAATATGCGTGGGCGTGGCAGAGGTGGCAACATCAGGGGCCGTGGTAGAGGCAGAGGTGGATTTGGTGGCGGCAACCATGGTGGCTACATGAATGCTG GAGCTGGATATGGAAGCTATGGTTATGGAGGAAATTCTGCAACAGCAGGCTATA GTGACTTTTTCACAGACTGCTACGGCTATCATGATTTTGGGTCTTCCTAG
- the LOC106731581 gene encoding LOW QUALITY PROTEIN: beta-1,3-galactosyltransferase 2-like (The sequence of the model RefSeq protein was modified relative to this genomic sequence to represent the inferred CDS: deleted 1 base in 1 codon), translated as MRASSPRLLLLVSFSTCLFLLAVVVQQPGPLPLQLGLAGEPAPTEQPQGSPAFQWQAEAVPSRPSASTRHPLQVIYPYPYRFLLNEPDKCRERAPFLVLLVVTEPKEIEVRNAIRQTWGNESSVPGVTLVRLFLTGVHPRYGAPLQRLLEEESALHHDIVQQDFLDTYNNLTLKTLMGLEWVTRHCPNASYVVKADSDVFLNLGYLVRQLLQPPRQDYMTGYIYRGTGPLRSRAYKWYVPREVYPNNTYPPYCGGPGYVLSGDLARKVYGVAQTLRVINMEDAFVGICLYELGVNVTNSPWGLFNVGWLEYETCRFSRLVLVHHYGPADLLRVWPDFQAGNKTCPS; from the exons ATGAGGGCGAGCTCCCCGCGCCTGCTGCTCTTGgtctccttctccacctgcctcttcctgctggctGTCGTGGTCCAACAGCcgggccccctgcccctgcagctggggctcGCGGGGGAGCCTGCCCCCACcgagcagccccagggcagccctGCCTTCCAGTGGCAAGCCGAGGCGGTGCCCAGCCGCCCG TCCGCGTCCACCAGGCACCCGCTGCAGGTGatctacccctacccctaccgcTTCCTGCTGAACGAGCCGGACAAGTGCCGGGAGCGGGCgcccttcctggtgctgctggtgGTGACGGAGCCCAAGGAGATCGAGGTGCGCAACGCCATCCGCCAGACCTGGGGCAATGAGAGCTCTGTGCCCGGCGTCACCCTGGTGCGGCTCTTCCTGACCGGGGTCCACCCGCGCTACGGCGCCCCGCTgcagcggctgctggaggaggagagcgCCCTGCACCATGACATCGTGCAGCAGGACTTCCTGGACACCTACAACAACCTGACGCTCAAGACGCTGATGGGCCTGGAGTGGGTGACCCGGCACTGCCCCAACGCCAGCTACGTGGTGAAGGCCGACAGCGACGTCTTCCTCAACTTGGGCTACCTGGTccggcagctgctgcagccgcccAGGCAGGACTACATGACGGGCTACATCTACCGGGGCACAGGCCCGCTGCGCAGCAGAGCCTACAAGTGGTACGTGCCCCGGGAGGTGTACCCCAACAACACCTACCCGCCCTACTGCGGCGGCCCGGGCTACGTGCTCTCCGGAGACCTGGCCAGGAAGGTGTACGGCGTGGCCCAGACCCTGCGGGTCATCAACATGGAGGACGCCTTCGTGGGGATCTGCTTGTACGAGCTGGGCGTCAACGTGACCAATAGCCCCTGGGGCCTCTTCAACGTCGGCTGGCTGGAGTACGAGACGTGCCGCTTCTCCCGCCTGGTGCTGGTGCATCACTACGGCCCCGCGGACCTGCTGAGGGTCTGGCCGGACTTCCAGGCGGGGAACAAGACCTGCCCCAGCTAG